AATCGGGCATTTCATCTCGTAACAATGCACCACGAATGTTCTCGAGTGCTTTGTCCAATAAATTCAGAATGTCCTGATCTTCAATTTTTTCCCGGTGTGCACCCAGTGCGGCAATATAACTGATAAAAGTATGGTTCAGACAAAGGAACTCAAAGGCTAGTGATTTTTGTACCGGATCAATATCTGGTTCAGTGGCCAGTGTCGAAATCAGTGAAGCCACCTCGGCATCGGTATTATGGGCCGCACGGCGCACAATCCGATATTTCAGGCCATTATTACGTCCCGATTTATACTGCTCGATTACTTCACTCAAATAATCTGCTTCTGCCTGCAAGCTGCGTTTGATACTGCGCGGCAAACGTCGGAACTTCCAGTCTGGAAAAATAAAGCTGACGCCGAACCAGGCAATCGCACAGCCAATCAAGGTGTCGATCATACGCGGGATGGCCGCGGCATAGCCCATACCGTCCAGGTTGAAGTTGATCAGGGCTAAAATCGTGATAAAGGCGGTGGCCTGTGCATACTGTTTACTGCGCAATTCAAAGAACAGAATCCCACTCAGTACCAGAAGCAATAATTGTCCTTCGATGGACGGCACAAAATATAAAATGGCATAACCGAGGATAATACCGACCAACGTACCGATAATACGCAGACGTAAACGCCGTTTGGTGGCGTTAAAGTTGGGCTGGCTGACAAAGAGTGCGGTCAATAAAATCCAGTAACCATATTCAATATTGCTGACCTGTACAAAAATATAGCTGATCAGCAGCACAATCGACAGGCGAATGGCATGCCGGAACAGCACCGATTCTGGGGTCAGATGCTGCTTAATCCGAATCTTGATGTCATCCCAGCCTTTCAGATCATCATCTCTAAGCTGGTTCTCGATATGTTTGAAACGCTCGGACTTGATATTCTGCTCGGTTTCCAGGTTGCGTAACTGGGCATCAATTGATTTCAGGTTTTGAAACAGCGCAAATAAGGAATTGATCCAGACCTGATCATACTGCTGCTCCTGACGTAACTTATCCAGAGACTGTCTCAGGTTATCAAAGGCATGCTTGAAGCGCTGGTTATGCACATAAGGTTTGCGCAGCAGCAAACTTTCACTCAGGTCCTTACAGGCTTTGCCCTGAATTGACATGATGCGCTGGAAGCGGAACAGGATATCGCTATGCTGGAAAATCTTGGCCAGTTTCTGATAATCAATATGCGCTGAATCGGCACGTTCATGAATATCCTGCGCGACAAAATAATATTGCAGACTGCGACGGGTATCTTTTTGCCCACGGTCGCCTTTCAGGCGGGTCAGGAGAGCCGTTTTCATTTCATTAAAAATCGCAATCAGTTTGCCGTTTTCAAGCGAGAGTTCAATCATGCTCTGCTGATAGCTTTTCGGCGTCATGTCCACATCAAACAGATTGGACTTGGCATATAAAAAGTCACCGAGCGCAGAATAGGAAATGGCAAGCTTGTCTTGCGCCAGCCGGGCAGGGAAAGTCAGGAAACTGATGGTCGACAGCAGACCGTACCACATCGCGCCGATGACCAATAAACCAGCCTGTTTATACCATTCATCAAACAGCTCCACCCCAAGCATGGAATAAACGGAAATCACCAGACAGCCGTAGGAAATCGTGGCATAGCGTCGCCCTAGTGAACCCAGCAAAATCAGGGCAATACAGGACACAATTAAGGCCAAGGCAAACAGCAAGGGATAAGGAAAAAGCAGATATACGCCTACTGCCGTAATAAAGAAGCCAATGTAGGTGTAGAGCAGATTTAAAATCCGCACCGAAAAGCGGTCATCAATATCGCTTAAACCGGCTGCGACCACCCCTAAAGTCAATGGGATCGTCATCAATTGTTGTCCCATAAAATAGGGAACAAAGGCGGTACCTGCAAATGCCGTCATCATGCGCAGGTTATACATCAAGGTCGTGTTATAGGTGGTTTGCTTGAGACGAGTGAGCCAAGATTTCAAAGGTCGTCCTTTATACTGCAGTCTTAGAGCTGAATCTGAATAGGCTAATGAAAATAGTATATTTATAAATCTTCATTTCAGGCTAAATCATACTATGCACTGTGTTAATTTGTCTGCATATTAGCGCTTTAAATCTTCATGCTTATGACATCGAATAAAATAGTACAACAACCTTATGCCATGTCCTGGATTGTTTTGCTGGCGACCTTAAGTGCACTCGGGCCTTTATCCATTGATATGTATCTTTCGGCCTTACCGGCTATGGCAGCAGATTTTGGTGTCAGTACCCAAATGGTTTCCAATAGCTTGCCGGCTTATTTCTTCGGTCTGGCGATCGGGCAACTGATTTATGGTCCGATCAGTGACCGGATTGGACGTAAACCGCCACTGTATTTTGGGCTGTGTTTATACATTGTGGCAAGTTTGCTGTGTGTCTTTGCGCAGGATGAATGGAGCCTGATCGCTGCACGAATTCTGCAAGCTCTTGGTGGCTGTGTCGGGGTGGTCATGGCACGCGCTGCAATTCGCGATCGTCTGGATATGCATTCAGCAGCTCAGGCCTTTGCCAGCATGATGATTGTGACTGCGATTGCGC
The nucleotide sequence above comes from Acinetobacter lwoffii. Encoded proteins:
- the yccS gene encoding YccS family putative transporter, yielding MKSWLTRLKQTTYNTTLMYNLRMMTAFAGTAFVPYFMGQQLMTIPLTLGVVAAGLSDIDDRFSVRILNLLYTYIGFFITAVGVYLLFPYPLLFALALIVSCIALILLGSLGRRYATISYGCLVISVYSMLGVELFDEWYKQAGLLVIGAMWYGLLSTISFLTFPARLAQDKLAISYSALGDFLYAKSNLFDVDMTPKSYQQSMIELSLENGKLIAIFNEMKTALLTRLKGDRGQKDTRRSLQYYFVAQDIHERADSAHIDYQKLAKIFQHSDILFRFQRIMSIQGKACKDLSESLLLRKPYVHNQRFKHAFDNLRQSLDKLRQEQQYDQVWINSLFALFQNLKSIDAQLRNLETEQNIKSERFKHIENQLRDDDLKGWDDIKIRIKQHLTPESVLFRHAIRLSIVLLISYIFVQVSNIEYGYWILLTALFVSQPNFNATKRRLRLRIIGTLVGIILGYAILYFVPSIEGQLLLLVLSGILFFELRSKQYAQATAFITILALINFNLDGMGYAAAIPRMIDTLIGCAIAWFGVSFIFPDWKFRRLPRSIKRSLQAEADYLSEVIEQYKSGRNNGLKYRIVRRAAHNTDAEVASLISTLATEPDIDPVQKSLAFEFLCLNHTFISYIAALGAHREKIEDQDILNLLDKALENIRGALLRDEMPDLSAQNMIAHIRQRLAQDQEQDQKSLIILQQLSLMFSILKQLSQLKQSLSHERDEQATELGSL